AGCATTGCAGCGGGTAATCTCGTCGGCGTCGACAGCGATTACGCTTGGGTGCGGATCTAAGGAGTGACGATCATGTTGGTGAATAAAGCGAATTTAACCGCGTTGTATCGCGGCCTGAAAACGGAATTCCAGGACGCTTTGCGGGGCGTGCCTTCGGACTACGAAAAGATTGCCGATATCCTGCCGTCGACGACGGCTATCGAAGACTACACCTGGATTTCCGATTTCCCGGCATTGCGAGAATGGATAGGCGATAAAATCATCAAGCAGCTCTCCGGGCACCAATACACCGTGGTCAATAAAGATTTTGAAAGCACGATTGCGGTGAAGCGCAATGATTTGGAAGATGATCGGATCGGCGCATATGGCCTCAAGGCCAAGGCAACAGGTCGGGCTGCCGGGGCATGGCCGAACCGGTTGATTTTCGGATTGCTTTCCAAGGGGTGGACCACCGCCTGCTATGACGGCAAGGCCTTTTTTGCAACGGATCATTCGATAGCCGGGAAAGCCTGCTCAAACTCCGGAGGCGGGACGGGGACGGCCTGGTATCTCCTCGACACCACCCAGGCGCTCAAGCCGCTTATCATGCAGCTCCGCAAAAAGCCGCAAATGGTTGTTCAGGATGATCCGCAGACCGACTCCGTGTTTAAACGCGGTGAATATCTTGTGAGCGTGGAAGCGCGAGGCAATGCCGGGTTTGGGTTGTGGCAGTGCGCCTATGGATCGAAGCAAACGCTCGATCCTGCCGCATTTGCAGCAGCCCGGGCGGCTATGATGTCGCAGACGGATGATAACGGCGACCCGTTGGGCATTAGCCCGAATGTTTTGGTTGTGCCGCCGACGTTGGAAGAAAACGCCCTGGAAATCCTCAAAGCCGAAAAACTGGCCGATAACACTTCGAATATTTGGCGCGGTATGGCCGAATCGTTGGTGTCGCCCTGGCTGTCTGCTGCCGCCTGATGAGGCAATGATCCGTCTCGACCCTTTTGACCTAGGTTTGACCTAGTCCAAACGGATAATACGCATGGCTTATGCTCTTCCCGATGACTTGATTGCACTCCTGCCTGAAGACGAGCTGTTGCAGCTTGCCGACGACAGCGGGAGCGCGGGCATGGATGATCCGGC
This DNA window, taken from Desulfovibrio inopinatus DSM 10711, encodes the following:
- a CDS encoding Mu-like prophage major head subunit gpT family protein; this translates as MLVNKANLTALYRGLKTEFQDALRGVPSDYEKIADILPSTTAIEDYTWISDFPALREWIGDKIIKQLSGHQYTVVNKDFESTIAVKRNDLEDDRIGAYGLKAKATGRAAGAWPNRLIFGLLSKGWTTACYDGKAFFATDHSIAGKACSNSGGGTGTAWYLLDTTQALKPLIMQLRKKPQMVVQDDPQTDSVFKRGEYLVSVEARGNAGFGLWQCAYGSKQTLDPAAFAAARAAMMSQTDDNGDPLGISPNVLVVPPTLEENALEILKAEKLADNTSNIWRGMAESLVSPWLSAAA